A stretch of the Haloarcula ordinaria genome encodes the following:
- a CDS encoding glutathione S-transferase N-terminal domain-containing protein, with translation MSRTLYQLDGCPYCEKVADRLDELDVDYETEWVEGLHSKRDEVKRVSGQRAVPVLVDEAHGVTMAESERILEFAEQTYA, from the coding sequence ATGAGCCGGACACTCTACCAGCTCGACGGCTGTCCGTACTGCGAGAAAGTCGCCGACCGACTGGACGAACTCGACGTCGACTACGAGACCGAGTGGGTCGAGGGGCTCCACTCCAAGCGCGACGAAGTGAAACGCGTCTCCGGCCAGCGCGCCGTGCCCGTCCTCGTCGACGAGGCCCACGGCGTCACGATGGCCGAGTCGGAGCGCATCCTCGAGTTCGCCGAACAGACCTACGCCTGA
- the msrB gene encoding peptide-methionine (R)-S-oxide reductase MsrB → MSESEHDLPETDAEWRELLTDEEYSILREAGTEPRFSSELLDVKDDGVFTCAGCGAELFDSDEKFESGTGWPSFWDVLQEGTVETRVDNSHGMRRTEVVCATCEGHLGHVFDDGPDPTGKRYCINGAALEFEAEEN, encoded by the coding sequence ATGAGTGAATCCGAGCACGACCTTCCGGAGACCGATGCGGAGTGGCGCGAACTGCTGACAGACGAGGAGTACAGCATTCTCCGCGAGGCGGGGACCGAACCGCGGTTCAGCAGCGAACTGCTCGACGTCAAGGACGACGGCGTGTTCACCTGTGCTGGCTGTGGCGCCGAGCTGTTCGACAGCGACGAGAAGTTCGAGTCGGGCACCGGCTGGCCGAGCTTCTGGGACGTCCTGCAGGAGGGCACCGTCGAGACACGCGTCGACAACAGCCACGGGATGCGCCGCACCGAGGTCGTCTGTGCGACCTGTGAGGGACACCTGGGCCACGTCTTCGACGACGGACCCGACCCGACGGGCAAACGGTACTGCATCAACGGGGCCGCACTGGAGTTCGAAGCCGAGGAGAACTGA
- a CDS encoding ABC transporter ATP-binding protein codes for MSDPPLFEVANLTKHFPITEGILRRQVGAVRAVDGIDLTVERGETVGLVGESGCGKSTAARTMLRLEDPTDGTIRFQGEDVTDVTGSDLKAYRRNVQMIFQDPSASFDPRMSIGESIAEPLVIHGVADRELRREVAQDLLERVGLSAEDIDRYPHEFSGGQKQRIALARALVLNPDVLVADEPTSALDVSVKSEILTLIEDIQAEFGLGLLLISHDMGVVREVCDRTAVMYLGEIVEHAPTEQLFTSPRHPYTEVLVSSIPTIDPRKRGNRVRLSGDVPSASAPPSGCRFHTRCPKVIPPDGYDIDQRAWRAILDFRQRLGSEGVDPETVREFVAASADVPVEAVTDGQVRDAVREEFEIPETVADPEAEATLSDALDNVLAGNSERAHDRLVESFPTVCAREPPEETSVDEAHSASCHLVGAEASGQPQPDRSVPER; via the coding sequence ATGAGTGACCCGCCGCTGTTCGAGGTGGCGAACCTGACGAAACACTTCCCGATAACGGAGGGCATCCTCAGACGGCAGGTGGGCGCGGTCCGTGCCGTCGACGGTATCGACCTGACCGTCGAGCGCGGCGAGACGGTCGGCCTCGTCGGCGAATCGGGCTGTGGGAAGTCGACGGCGGCCCGGACGATGCTCAGGCTGGAGGACCCCACCGACGGAACGATTCGGTTCCAGGGGGAGGACGTCACCGACGTGACCGGCAGCGACCTGAAGGCCTACCGCCGGAACGTCCAGATGATATTCCAGGACCCGAGCGCCAGTTTCGACCCGCGGATGTCCATCGGGGAGTCCATCGCGGAGCCGCTGGTCATCCACGGCGTCGCCGACCGAGAACTCCGCCGGGAGGTCGCTCAGGACCTCTTAGAGCGGGTCGGCCTGTCGGCCGAGGATATCGACCGGTACCCCCACGAGTTCTCCGGCGGCCAGAAGCAACGCATCGCGCTGGCCCGGGCGCTCGTGCTCAACCCGGACGTGCTGGTCGCCGACGAACCGACCAGCGCGCTGGACGTCTCGGTCAAATCAGAGATTCTGACGCTCATCGAGGACATCCAGGCCGAGTTCGGCCTCGGGCTGTTGCTCATCAGCCACGACATGGGCGTCGTCCGGGAGGTATGCGACCGGACGGCCGTGATGTACCTGGGCGAAATCGTCGAGCACGCGCCCACCGAGCAGCTGTTCACGTCGCCGCGACACCCCTACACGGAGGTGCTCGTCTCCTCGATTCCGACGATCGACCCGCGAAAGCGGGGCAACCGGGTCAGGCTCTCGGGCGACGTCCCCTCCGCGAGCGCGCCCCCGAGCGGCTGTCGGTTCCACACGCGCTGTCCGAAGGTCATCCCGCCTGACGGCTACGACATCGACCAGCGAGCGTGGCGGGCCATCCTCGACTTCCGGCAGCGCCTCGGGAGCGAGGGCGTCGACCCCGAGACCGTCCGGGAGTTCGTCGCGGCCTCGGCGGACGTCCCGGTCGAGGCGGTGACCGACGGCCAGGTCCGCGACGCCGTCCGAGAGGAGTTCGAAATCCCGGAGACCGTGGCGGACCCAGAGGCCGAGGCGACACTCAGCGACGCACTCGACAACGTGCTCGCTGGCAACAGCGAGCGCGCCCACGACCGCCTCGTCGAGTCGTTCCCGACAGTGTGTGCACGCGAGCCGCCCGAGGAGACGTCGGTCGACGAGGCCCACAGCGCGTCCTGTCACCTGGTCGGCGCCGAGGCGTCTGGCCAACCACAGCCCGATAGGTCCGTCCCGGAGAGATGA
- a CDS encoding ABC transporter ATP-binding protein, which yields MSGQQQRAATPETEGPLLSVQGLTVEFETEQGPLRAVDDVSFDVGHGETVCIVGESGSGKTVTAETITKLIPMPPGRILDGTVDLDGRNLLDLSERQLRTIRGDRIAHVFQNPQDALNHCFTVGWQIREAIQTHEDVGKRAARERAITLLDRVGIPDATSRYDEYPHEFSGGMRQRVVVAMALASNPDLLVADEPTTALDVTIQAQLLDLLEEIQDEFGMSILLITHDLGVVAELADRVVVMYAGRVMERGGVYDVFDAPAHPYTMAMFDCLPGRGRDLRTIEGTLPDLRDPPAGCRFASRCDFAREECRRGSQPPLYDLGNGQDASCVYYGPDGDPEVLRNGLEGGETDE from the coding sequence ATGAGTGGGCAGCAGCAGCGGGCGGCCACCCCGGAGACCGAGGGCCCGCTCCTGTCGGTCCAGGGCCTCACCGTCGAGTTCGAGACCGAACAGGGGCCGCTGCGGGCCGTCGACGACGTCTCCTTCGACGTCGGCCACGGCGAGACGGTCTGTATCGTCGGCGAGAGCGGGAGCGGGAAGACGGTCACCGCGGAGACGATAACGAAGTTGATTCCGATGCCACCGGGCCGTATCCTCGACGGCACGGTCGACCTCGACGGCCGGAACTTGCTCGACCTCTCCGAGCGCCAACTCCGGACCATCCGCGGCGACCGCATCGCCCACGTCTTCCAGAACCCACAGGACGCGCTCAACCACTGTTTCACCGTCGGTTGGCAGATACGTGAGGCGATACAGACCCACGAGGACGTGGGCAAACGCGCGGCCAGGGAGCGGGCGATAACGCTCTTAGACCGGGTCGGCATCCCCGACGCGACGAGCCGGTACGACGAGTACCCACACGAGTTCTCCGGCGGGATGCGCCAGCGGGTAGTGGTCGCGATGGCCCTCGCGTCGAACCCTGACCTGCTCGTCGCCGACGAGCCCACCACCGCGCTGGACGTGACCATCCAGGCGCAGCTGCTCGACCTCTTGGAGGAGATTCAGGACGAGTTCGGGATGTCCATCCTGCTGATAACCCACGACCTGGGGGTGGTCGCCGAACTCGCAGACCGCGTGGTCGTGATGTACGCCGGCAGGGTGATGGAACGCGGGGGCGTCTACGACGTCTTCGACGCACCCGCCCACCCCTACACCATGGCGATGTTCGACTGTCTCCCCGGTCGGGGTCGCGACCTCCGGACTATCGAGGGGACGTTGCCGGACCTGCGGGACCCACCTGCCGGCTGTCGGTTCGCCAGCCGGTGTGACTTCGCTCGCGAGGAGTGCCGTCGCGGGTCCCAGCCGCCGCTGTACGACCTGGGCAACGGCCAGGACGCATCCTGCGTGTACTACGGGCCTGACGGCGACCCCGAGGTACTTCGGAACGGGCTCGAGGGAGGTGAGACCGATGAGTGA
- a CDS encoding ABC transporter permease: MSSDTPRRRFEDIDWEADRGVVLSRQTAGFLATLAALGLAFAYDYTRETPLFSPNLLLREGWDLTQLDWLFLLSLALFGFYFVVPLATHRRMTAHYWRQFRKNRAAVISLGYLGVVVVLGLVGPLLVTRPTVELTQSFQPPMGVAVDSSVPLTCIGETIGGRCTGSWQFPLGTTGDGKDILALVVLGMRVSIRIGLITSFLIISIGATVGTVAAYVGGLVDEVLMRYVDIQQVFPSFLLYLLLIFLFGGSLLMFILVFGLFSWGGTARLVRSAALQRSEDEYVAVARAAGADTKHVIRRHILPNVSGTVITNLTLLIPGLILFEAGLAFLSLGDPTIPSWGQTIAAGRSDLRTAWWVSTIPGVFLFLTILAFNFVGDAFRDALDPRSEGDR; the protein is encoded by the coding sequence ATGAGTTCCGACACACCCCGCCGGCGGTTCGAGGACATCGACTGGGAGGCCGACCGGGGCGTCGTGCTGAGCCGACAGACGGCGGGCTTTCTGGCGACACTCGCGGCCCTCGGGCTCGCGTTCGCGTACGACTACACCCGCGAGACGCCGCTGTTCTCGCCGAACCTGCTCCTCCGGGAGGGGTGGGACCTCACCCAGCTGGACTGGCTGTTCCTGCTCTCGCTCGCGCTCTTTGGCTTCTACTTCGTCGTCCCGCTGGCGACCCACCGGCGAATGACCGCCCACTACTGGCGACAGTTCCGGAAGAACCGGGCGGCGGTCATCAGTCTCGGCTACCTCGGCGTCGTCGTCGTGCTGGGTCTCGTCGGGCCGCTCCTCGTCACCAGGCCGACCGTCGAACTGACACAGAGCTTCCAGCCGCCGATGGGCGTCGCCGTCGACAGTTCCGTCCCGCTGACGTGTATCGGCGAGACCATCGGCGGTCGGTGTACGGGCAGCTGGCAGTTCCCGTTGGGGACGACCGGCGACGGGAAGGACATCCTCGCACTCGTCGTCCTCGGGATGCGCGTCTCGATACGCATCGGCCTCATCACCTCGTTCCTCATCATCAGCATCGGTGCGACGGTGGGCACCGTGGCCGCCTACGTCGGCGGCCTCGTCGACGAGGTGCTGATGCGCTACGTCGACATCCAGCAGGTCTTCCCCTCCTTCCTGCTGTACCTGCTTCTCATCTTCCTCTTCGGTGGGAGCCTGCTGATGTTCATCCTCGTCTTCGGTCTGTTCAGCTGGGGTGGAACCGCCCGCCTGGTCCGGAGCGCGGCGCTCCAGCGTTCGGAGGACGAGTACGTCGCCGTCGCCCGCGCGGCCGGCGCGGACACCAAGCACGTCATCCGCCGGCACATCCTCCCGAACGTCTCGGGGACGGTCATCACGAACCTGACGCTGCTGATTCCCGGCCTCATCCTCTTCGAGGCCGGCCTGGCCTTCCTCTCGCTGGGCGACCCGACGATTCCGTCCTGGGGGCAGACCATCGCCGCCGGCCGGTCGGACCTCCGGACGGCCTGGTGGGTGTCGACCATCCCCGGCGTCTTCCTCTTTCTGACCATCCTGGCGTTCAACTTCGTCGGGGACGCGTTCCGCGACGCACTCGACCCGCGCTCGGAGGGTGACCGATGA
- a CDS encoding ABC transporter permease translates to MRWYVARRLLWAVVATFIILSITWALLFVTQQQALASIQFQAAASGGSAESAKEAFEAQRGLDRPLWEQYSSYMTNMATGNWGYSTSRGQPVTEAIMEALPYTVMYSVPWTILTITFGLGIGLYSATHQHSRFDYAATFVAFFGYAIPNFWFGIILLVLFGVHLDLVPIVFNPNAPVFSVENVRQLVLPVFVLTTGSIASLTRYTRAEALEYVEATFTKTAKAKGVSDRRILLLHVLRPAAVPLSTILVADLLGLFIASSYLVEVVFGIPGLGQLSFKAIQTQDTALVLATTLIGVFIAIVGNLLQDIAYTVLDPRIDYGDR, encoded by the coding sequence ATGAGGTGGTACGTCGCGAGACGGCTCCTCTGGGCGGTCGTCGCAACGTTCATCATCCTCTCGATTACCTGGGCGTTGCTCTTCGTGACACAGCAGCAGGCGCTCGCCTCGATTCAGTTCCAGGCGGCCGCCAGTGGTGGCAGCGCGGAGTCCGCGAAGGAGGCGTTCGAGGCACAGCGCGGCCTCGACCGCCCGCTCTGGGAGCAGTACTCCAGTTACATGACGAACATGGCGACGGGCAACTGGGGGTACAGCACGTCGCGCGGGCAGCCGGTGACCGAGGCAATCATGGAGGCGCTGCCGTACACGGTGATGTACTCCGTCCCGTGGACGATTCTGACCATCACGTTCGGACTCGGTATCGGCCTGTACTCGGCGACCCACCAGCACTCCCGGTTCGACTACGCCGCGACGTTCGTCGCCTTCTTCGGGTACGCCATCCCGAACTTCTGGTTCGGCATCATCCTGCTCGTGCTGTTCGGCGTCCACCTCGACCTGGTGCCCATCGTGTTCAACCCGAACGCCCCAGTGTTCAGCGTGGAGAACGTCAGGCAGCTGGTACTCCCCGTCTTCGTCCTCACCACGGGGTCGATAGCGAGTCTGACGCGCTACACCAGGGCTGAGGCTCTGGAGTACGTCGAGGCCACGTTCACGAAGACGGCGAAGGCCAAGGGGGTCTCCGACCGCCGGATACTGCTCTTGCACGTCCTGCGTCCCGCCGCAGTGCCGCTCTCGACGATACTCGTCGCGGACCTGCTCGGGCTGTTCATCGCGAGCTCCTACCTCGTCGAGGTGGTCTTTGGCATCCCCGGGCTCGGCCAGCTGAGTTTCAAGGCCATCCAGACACAGGACACGGCGCTCGTGCTCGCGACGACGCTCATCGGCGTCTTCATCGCCATCGTCGGGAACCTGCTACAAGACATCGCGTACACGGTGCTGGACCCCCGCATCGACTACGGTGATCGGTGA